In Nostoc piscinale CENA21, the genomic stretch AGGTTTAATTACTAAGGGTAATCAAAAAATCCCGATGTATGTGTTGGCGCAGCTAATTACACATGGAAATGGGATTGCTCTCGCCAGTAAACACGCTGGTAAAATTAGCCTGGAAGTTGCTAATGCTAAGGCTTTATTCAAAGAACTCAAATCTTCTACACCTTTCACCGCTGCATTCACCTTCCCGCACGTTAACCAAGATTTGTGGATTCGGTATTGGTTAGCTGCTGGTGGTTTAGACCCAGATGCAGATGTCAAACTCCTCACCGTACCTGCGGCGCAAACTGTTGCCAACATGAAAACCGGGACAATGGATGCGTTCAGCACTGGCGACCCCTGGCCTTATCGCATTGTCAGAGATAAAATCGGTTTCATGGCGGCGTTAACCGCAGAGATTTGGAAGAATCACCCAGAAGAATATTTGGCAATTCGGGCTGACTGGGTTGATAAAAATCCCAAAGCCACCAAAGCAATTTTAAAAGGCATTATGGAGGCGCAACAGTGGTTGGATAATTTTGACAACCGCAAAGAAGCCGCCGCAATTCTCGCTGGGAGAAATTATTTTAACTTACCTTCTCCTGATATTTTGGCTGAACCATACCAAGGTAAATATGACATGGGTGATGGTCGCAAAATTGACGATAAATCAATGGCTGCTTATTACTGGAAAGACGGAAAAGGTAGTGTTTCTTATCCCTACAAGAGTCATGATTTGTGGTTCATCACTGAAAACGTTCGCTGGGGATTTTTGCCTAAAGATTACATTGCCAATAATGCAGCGAAGGCTAAAGAACTGATTAATAAAGTTAACCGCGAAGATATTTGGAAAGAAGCAGCAAAAGAAGCAGGTATCGCGGCGGCGGATATTCCCTCAAGCACATCTCGCGGCGTAGAAGAATTTTTTGATGGGGTGAAGTTTGATCCTGAAAATCCCGAAGCATATCTCAAGAGTCTCAAGGTTAAAAAAGTGAGTGTTTAAAAGTGCTGAGTGCTGTTAGTACTAAATTCTGCATGAAGTTGCGTTTAATAAGAAACGAACCGCAAAGTACGCAAAGTACACAAAGAGAGGAATAAGAGAGAGTTTGGCGCAGCTTTACAAAGAAATGGTATTAGCCCATGCTGAGTGCTGAGTAATAAAGAAGAGTAACTTTCAAGTTTATCTGCGGTTCATTATTCATTTAAGGGAAACAAAATTTATGACACTTGCACAGAAAAGACCAGCTACCCCAAGGTTAGATAACAGTTTTATCTCGAAGTTACAAAAACAATTTCCTGAGATTATACCGCCAGCAATCGCGATCGCAATATTCCTCGGACTGTGGCAATTATTTGCTTGGCTTCCTGGTGCTACATTGCCAGGGCCAATTCAAGTGGTACAAGATACTTGGGTACTCATTTTCTGGCCTTTCTATGACAGAGGCGGTATTGATAAAGGTCTATTCTGGCAAATTTGGGCTAGTTTGCAGCGGGTGGCTATTAGTTACACATTAGCTGCGGTGGTTGGTATTGGCTTGGGCATTTTGATTGGTGTGAATAAAACCATGTCCAAAGCGTTAGACCCATTGTTTCAACTATTGCGGACTGTACCGCCTTTGGCTTGGGTTCCCATTTCCTTAGCAGCATTGCGCCAAAACGAACCAGCAGCATTATTTGTAATTTTCATCACCGCAATTTGGCCAATCTTAATTAACACTGCGGTGGGTGTAACTCAAATTCCTCAAGACTACAACAACGTTGCTAAAGTTTTGCAACTCAGCCGCAAAGAATACTTCTTCAACATTTTGATTCCCGCTGCTTTACCTTACATCTTCACTGGCTTAAGAATTGCGATTGGTTTGGCTTGGTTAGCGATTATCGCGGCAGAAATCGTTATGTCTGGTATCGTCGGTATCGGTTTCTTTATCTGGGATGCTTACCAAAATAACGATGTGAGTGAAGTAATTTTGGCTCTGGTTTATATCGGTGTCGTTGGTTTATTACTCGACAAGTTCATGGCTTGGTTGCAAAACCTGATTTTACCAGCAGAACAAAAGTAAGGAGGCAGAGGGCAGGAGGCAGGAGGAAAGAATAATTTATATTTCTCCTATCTCTTCCACTCCCAACTCCCAACTCCCTATTTCAAACTTCACACTTCATACTTCATACTTCATACTTTAAAGCCATGTCAGTATTCGTTGCTGTTGATCAAATTGATAAGGTATTTAATTTAAGTGGCGGCGGTCAATATATTGCGTTAAAAGGTATTGACTTGCAAATTAAAAAAGGTGAATTTGTTTCTTTGATTGGTCACTCTGGTTGCGGTAAATCCACATTATTAAATATGATTGCGGGTTTGGATTTGCCGACTGAAGGTGTGGTGACGCTGCAAGGACAAAGAGTCACCAAGCCAGGGCCAGACCGGATGGTGGTATTCCAAAATTATTCCCTGTTGCCTTGGCGGACTGTGAGAGAAAATATTGCCTTGGCAGTAGATTCCGTCATGAAGGGAATGCCTGCGGCGGAACGTAAGGCAATTGTCGAGAAACATATAGATATGGTGGGTTTGCGTCCCCACGCCGAGAAACCACCAGGAATGTTATCGGGTGGACAAAAGCAACGGGTAGCGATCGCTCGCGCTTTGGCAATTCGTCCTAAACTATTACTGTTAGATGAACCCTTCGGTGCGTTAGATGCCTTAACACGGGGTAACTTACAAGAACAGTTAATGCAAATCTGCGAAGAAAATGAAGTTACTGCGGTCATGGTGACTCATGATGTAGATGAAGCAGTGCTGTTGTCTGACAGAATTGTGATGTTGACCAATGGCCCTGAATCGAAAATTGGCGACATCCTCGAAGTAGATATCCCCCGTCCCCGCAAACGCATGGAAGTTGTGGAACACCCCAGCTACTACAGCTTGCGGAGTGAGATGATTTACTTCCTCAACCAGCAAAAACGGATTAAGAAACTGCGGGCGCGGAAAACAGCGGCCATTTCTCGCCACGGTTTAGAAAAAGTTAACTTAGAAATTGGCTTTCTCCCCCTCACCGCCTGCGCCCCCCTTGCTGTCGCCAAAGAAAAAGGTTTCTTTGCCAAGCATGGTTTAGATGAAGTTAACTTAGTCCGGGAAACTAGCTGGCGGGGTATCGTGGATGGTATCTCTGGCGGTTACTTGGACGCAGCCCAAATGCCTTCCGGGATGCCGATGTGGTTAAGCTTGGGCGGGAATAAAAACCAACCCCTCCCTGTAGTTACCGCCCTCACCATGACCCGCAACGGTAACGCCATCACCCTAGCCAAACGCTTTTATGATGAAGGTGTCCGCACCTTATCAGACTTCAAAAATTACTTACTCCGCACCCGCGAACAACGCCACACAATGGGCGTAGTCCATCCCGCCTCGATGCACAATATGCTGCTACGTTATTGGTTGGCGGCTGGTGGTATTGACCCAGATACAGATGTGGATATGCACATTATTCCACCCGCCCAGATGGTGGCTGACCTACAAAACAAGAGTATTGACGGTTACTGCGTGGGCGAACCTTGGAATTATCGCGCCGCCGTCGAAAATGTCGGCTTTACCATCGCCACAGACTTAGAAGTTTGGTTAGGACACCCCGGTAAAGTTCTCGGTGTGCGGGAAGATTGGGCAGAAATGTATCCTAACACCCATATTGCCTTAACTAAAGCGTTGTTAGAAGCCTGCCAATACTGTGCAGATCCCCAAAACACCGAAGAAGTCAGAAGAATTGTAGCGGGGAGAGATTACGTCAGCACTGATTTAGAGTACATCCAGTTAGAAGACCCGAATAACCTGACTTGTGACCTAGACCACCCCCTGCGTGACTACGCCCATCACCAGTTTTACTCTGAGTCGGCTATTAACCGCCCCAGTCGTACAGAACAAATTTGGATTATGACTCAGTTGGCGCGTTGGGGTGATACTCCCTTCCCCAGAAATTGGGTAGAAGTTGTAGAACGAGTTTGTCGGGTGCGCGTTTTCAGTACCGCCGCCAGAGAATTAGGTTTAGATATCAGCTACACTCGCCAACCTATTCAATTATTTGATGGTACTCCCTTTAATGCTGATGACCCCATCGCCTACCTCAATAGCTTACCCATTAAACGCGACTTTTCCATCGCTGAAGTCATCCTAGATTCACCCATGAGAAGAGTTGCGTAACTGACAATTGAGCGTTGGAACTTCATTAATGAACCTTTGAGCCTCATTAATGAACCTCGAAACTCCTTTAATGAGCCTTTGGGCTTCATTAATAAACCTCAGAACTTAATTAATAAACCTTTGAGCTTCATTAATGAACCTTGGAACTCCTTTAATGAGCCTCAGAACTCCTTTAATGAACCTTAGAGCTTCATTAATGAACCTTAGAACTCTTTTAATGAGCCTCGGAACTCCATTAACGCACCGCTTAATATCCTAGGGACTGTTTTTCAACTCTGCGATCCCCCTAAATCCCCCTTCTTAAGGGGGAATTTGAGAGACTCTTAGCCCCCCTTTTTAAGGCAGGTTGGGGGGATCTAAAAAATTAAGCAGCTAAATGAATACTAGGAAAACCCGCCCTAGTCTTTTGCCTCTTTGGTTTAGAAAAAATCTTAACCCACACAAATCTAAATTTCTTCACCCTTCACCCACCACCATGCAAAACCGCAATTTGTCTACCGTCACCGGCACTTCCAGAAGACCATTACCAACTCTGAGCGACAATAGCAGATGCTTCCTTGAAATCAGAGACGTTAGCAAAGTTTACCCCACCAAGAAAGGCCCTTTCACTGTACTGGATGGTGTTAACCTCCAGGTGAACCAAGGTGAATTTATTTGTGTGATTGGTCACTCTGGTTGTGGCAAATCTACACTGCTGAATATGGTTTCTGGTTTCAATTTCCCCACATCTGGGCAAGTGTTACTCGAAGGTCAACCCATCACCAAGCCAGGCCCAGACCGGATGGTTGTGTTTCAAAACTACGCCCTGTTACCTTGGCGGACTGCATTTGAAAATATTTACTTAGCGGTGAATGCAGTTTACCCCAACAAAATGGAAGCAGAGAAAAGGGCAATTGTCCGCGACCATTTGGCAATGGTGGGACTAGCTGACGCAATGGACAAAAAGCCGATGCAAATGTCTGGCGGGATGAGACAGCGCGTTTCGATCGCGCGGGCTTTGGCAATTCGTCCGAAAGTGCTAATTTTAGATGAACCTTTCGGGGCGTTAGATGCAATTACCAAAGAAGAATTACAAGAAGAACTGCTGAAAATTTGGAACGATAATCGCTGCACAGTGTTGATGATTACCCATGACATCGATGAAGCGTTGTTTTTAGCAGATAAGTTAGTGATGATGACTAATGGCCCTCATGCCAAAATTGGCGAAGTCATGGAAATTCCCTTTTCTCGTCCCCGCGATCGCGCCCGCATCATGGAAGATCCACAATATTACAAGCTGCGTAACTATGCCTTAGACTTCCTGTTCAATCGTTTTGCTCACGATGATGTGGGTTAAGAGTTTCTCCCGACGACAAAGGTTAGCTATGTAGCAAAAGATAAAAGGTAAAATCACTTGCCTTTTGTCTTTTGCTTTATTTTTTATCTAGCTGACTTGAAAGTGCTGAGTGCTGAGTAAAAATACTAATACCACTTTCATCGCCAAGCATAAAACTGGTTTTATCGGGGCTGCCTTCTGCGATAAAAATAAACCCCAGTGATTGTAGAGAAGTTGTATACAAAATCTCTACAAG encodes the following:
- a CDS encoding CmpA/NrtA family ABC transporter substrate-binding protein, translating into MSDFFNQVSRRKFILTAGASASAVFLKGCLGNPPDSLTGGSSQSAPTAQTVANISPEQAPETDTVKLGYVPIVEAAPLIIAKEKGFFAKYGMTKVDLSKQASWGSARDNVEIGSAGGGIDGGQWQMPMPHLITEGLITKGNQKIPMYVLAQLITHGNGIALASKHAGKISLEVANAKALFKELKSSTPFTAAFTFPHVNQDLWIRYWLAAGGLDPDADVKLLTVPAAQTVANMKTGTMDAFSTGDPWPYRIVRDKIGFMAALTAEIWKNHPEEYLAIRADWVDKNPKATKAILKGIMEAQQWLDNFDNRKEAAAILAGRNYFNLPSPDILAEPYQGKYDMGDGRKIDDKSMAAYYWKDGKGSVSYPYKSHDLWFITENVRWGFLPKDYIANNAAKAKELINKVNREDIWKEAAKEAGIAAADIPSSTSRGVEEFFDGVKFDPENPEAYLKSLKVKKVSV
- the ntrB gene encoding nitrate ABC transporter permease; amino-acid sequence: MTLAQKRPATPRLDNSFISKLQKQFPEIIPPAIAIAIFLGLWQLFAWLPGATLPGPIQVVQDTWVLIFWPFYDRGGIDKGLFWQIWASLQRVAISYTLAAVVGIGLGILIGVNKTMSKALDPLFQLLRTVPPLAWVPISLAALRQNEPAALFVIFITAIWPILINTAVGVTQIPQDYNNVAKVLQLSRKEYFFNILIPAALPYIFTGLRIAIGLAWLAIIAAEIVMSGIVGIGFFIWDAYQNNDVSEVILALVYIGVVGLLLDKFMAWLQNLILPAEQK
- a CDS encoding nitrate ABC transporter ATP-binding protein (This model describes the ATP binding subunits of ATP-binding cassette (ABC) transporters for nitrate transport, or for bicarbonate transport, in bacteria and archaea.) yields the protein MSVFVAVDQIDKVFNLSGGGQYIALKGIDLQIKKGEFVSLIGHSGCGKSTLLNMIAGLDLPTEGVVTLQGQRVTKPGPDRMVVFQNYSLLPWRTVRENIALAVDSVMKGMPAAERKAIVEKHIDMVGLRPHAEKPPGMLSGGQKQRVAIARALAIRPKLLLLDEPFGALDALTRGNLQEQLMQICEENEVTAVMVTHDVDEAVLLSDRIVMLTNGPESKIGDILEVDIPRPRKRMEVVEHPSYYSLRSEMIYFLNQQKRIKKLRARKTAAISRHGLEKVNLEIGFLPLTACAPLAVAKEKGFFAKHGLDEVNLVRETSWRGIVDGISGGYLDAAQMPSGMPMWLSLGGNKNQPLPVVTALTMTRNGNAITLAKRFYDEGVRTLSDFKNYLLRTREQRHTMGVVHPASMHNMLLRYWLAAGGIDPDTDVDMHIIPPAQMVADLQNKSIDGYCVGEPWNYRAAVENVGFTIATDLEVWLGHPGKVLGVREDWAEMYPNTHIALTKALLEACQYCADPQNTEEVRRIVAGRDYVSTDLEYIQLEDPNNLTCDLDHPLRDYAHHQFYSESAINRPSRTEQIWIMTQLARWGDTPFPRNWVEVVERVCRVRVFSTAARELGLDISYTRQPIQLFDGTPFNADDPIAYLNSLPIKRDFSIAEVILDSPMRRVA
- a CDS encoding nitrate ABC transporter ATP-binding protein (This model describes the ATP binding subunits of ATP-binding cassette (ABC) transporters for nitrate transport, or for bicarbonate transport, in bacteria and archaea.) encodes the protein MQNRNLSTVTGTSRRPLPTLSDNSRCFLEIRDVSKVYPTKKGPFTVLDGVNLQVNQGEFICVIGHSGCGKSTLLNMVSGFNFPTSGQVLLEGQPITKPGPDRMVVFQNYALLPWRTAFENIYLAVNAVYPNKMEAEKRAIVRDHLAMVGLADAMDKKPMQMSGGMRQRVSIARALAIRPKVLILDEPFGALDAITKEELQEELLKIWNDNRCTVLMITHDIDEALFLADKLVMMTNGPHAKIGEVMEIPFSRPRDRARIMEDPQYYKLRNYALDFLFNRFAHDDVG